From Candidatus Neomarinimicrobiota bacterium:
AGACCAGCTTCTTCAGATTCATATAGCAAGGCCTCCCGGGTCTTTTTTTCCTTACCGGAAATGACCCGGAGCGAATACCACTCCATCGCTGCAGGGACTTTACTGTAAGCTGCCATAACCGTTATAAGATGAAAGACACAACTCGAGACAGACTAAAATCAACCATGAACAAGAAAATCACCAGGATCAAGGACAAAACCAGCACAACCGCCGTTGAGCCCCTCAGCTCACCCATGGTAGGCCAGGAGACTTTTTTCATCTCGAACTCGACCCCTTTCAGAAACTCCCGGATCCGTTTAATCATCTATTGCTACTCATCCTCCGGGAGAATGTGCTCACCCATCTGTCCGCTTAACCAATGAGCAGGTGAGGCAGGAATCGAACCCGCAACCGCC
This genomic window contains:
- the secE gene encoding preprotein translocase subunit SecE is translated as MIKRIREFLKGVEFEMKKVSWPTMGELRGSTAVVLVLSLILVIFLFMVDFSLSRVVSFIL